The following proteins are encoded in a genomic region of Huiozyma naganishii CBS 8797 chromosome 9, complete genome:
- the LAG2 gene encoding Lag2p (similar to Saccharomyces cerevisiae LAG2 (YOL025W); ancestral locus Anc_1.362), translating into MTVDDLIREYYQTTDNDLRYMALKTPMDIIRTDDDLTLLLNKLVFPILSGESFSDIVNLLSFELLPQWSTTLFKKFDNRAQLIYLPFIRQCLHNDSKQTIFLQSLRNILQNVETDTEWNCDVALSDDSIIFEFLEIIKMNNFYQTQSQLCKETLNILIKLCYDTDVRALRTEILVKVLAICSEEDHNDINSEAFTFSPITETLLCNSCRLTNSTNLAEALSYISDNELEVISKYWFQFNRAPQVVLKIAGNLSADSKTLERDLTIVKNFRKFYLMNCFSSKAPVINQNEAFELVKALINLHQSLKHTTLSKTTSVDATDATSDNLHMGQFENADDDEEDVDQREYLDQLLNEDDAELHFEEETDDEATNDYATRSIKIIEDILGDISVDQIDRAALGMLERPELELLFLSADQPAPAGRESEYIPIAERLTSSQELAELQKNMNCMEQQLRDENFPNAIERSHLVNSVLRHLQRNKQFVKIIKVGNMKQKIDEGLNLRTVSYSVLFQVPEFSYDETCMIIEAIVEFGLREKEESIQKRITALFQKILAPHFYNIQGLDQGWFNENVRNTIYMKSRASPDDAKSQVFLDNLYYLTFSANHHIPNQ; encoded by the coding sequence ATGACGGTCGATGATCTTATCCGGGAATATTATCAGACCACTGATAACGATTTGAGGTACATGGCCTTGAAAACTCCTATGGACATAATACGTACCGATGATGACCTGACCCTACTTCTGAATAAACTGGTTTTCCCAATTCTTAGTGGAGAGTCTTTTTCCGATATTGTCAACTTACTATCTTTTGAGCTTCTTCCCCAATGGTCCACTactctgttcaagaaattcgATAATAGGGCACAGCTTATTTACTTGCCGTTCATCAGACAGTGCTTGCATAATGACAGTAAGCAGACCATTTTTTTACAAAGTTTGAGGaacattttgcaaaatgtGGAAACAGACACTGAATGGAATTGTGACGTCGCCCTCAGCGATGACAGTATTATCTTCGAATTTTTGGAGATTATCAAAATGAATAACTTTTATCAAACGCAGTCCCAGTTGTGCAAGGAGACACTGAATATTCTTATTAAACTGTGCTATGACACTGATGTACGCGCACTACGAACTGAGATCTTAGTCAAAGTGTTGGCGATATGCTCCGAAGAAGACCATAATGATATCAACAGTGAAGCGTTTACATTCAGTCCGATTACAGAAACGTTGCTTTGCAACTCATGCCGCCTCACGAACTCGACCAATCTTGCGGAAGCCCTTTCCTACATCAGCGACAATGAATTGGAGGTAATATCCAAATACTGGTTCCAGTTTAATAGAGCTCCTCAAGTTGTGCTCAAAATTGCTGGAAACTTATCCGCAGATAGCAAAACTCTGGAGCGTGATTTGACAATTGTGAAGAATTTCCGAAAGTTTTACCTAATGAACTGTTTTTCATCTAAAGCACCAGTTATAAATCAGAACGAGGCATTTGAATTGGTGAAAGCTTTAATTAATTTACATCAATCACTTAAACACACGACTCTTTCCAAGACGACTAGTGTCGATGCGACGGACGCTACTAGCGACAACTTGCATATGGGCCAATTTGAAAATGccgatgatgatgaagaggatgTTGACCAACGAGAGTACTTGGATCAGCTATTAAACGAGGATGATGCAGAGCTTCACTTCGAGGAGGAGACAGATGACGAAGCGACAAATGATTATGCCACAAGATCCATTAAAATCATCGAAGATATATTAGGGGATATATCAGTTGATCAAATAGACAGAGCAGCACTTGGTATGCTTGAACGGCCGGAACTCGAACTGCTCTTTTTGTCGGCCGACCAACCCGCCCCTGCAGGCCGAGAGAGTGAGTATATACCCATTGCGGAACGTCTGACCAGCTCGCAGGAACTTGCTGaactacaaaaaaatatgaatTGTATGGAGCAACAGTTGAGAGATGAAAACTTCCCAAACGCCATCGAAAGATCCCATTTGGTAAATTCGGTTTTACGTCATCtccaaagaaacaaacaattCGTGAAGATCATTAAAGTGGGGAATATGAAACAGAAGATTGACGAGGGATTGAACTTGAGAACTGTGTCTTACTCCGTACTCTTCCAAGTACCAGAATTTAGCTACGACGAGACGTGCATGATTATTGAGGCGATTGTTGAGTTCGGTTTGAGggaaaaggaggaaagcATCCAGAAACGGATTACAGCgctcttccaaaaaatACTGGCCCCGCATTTCTACAATATACAAGGCTTGGATCAAGGGTGGTTCAATGAAAACGTTAGGAACACTATCTACATGAAAAGTAGAGCCTCGCCGGACGATGCAAAAAGTCAAGTTTTTTTGGACAACTTGTACTACTTGACGTTCTCTGCCAACCATCATATACCGAATCAGTAG
- the KNAG0I01650 gene encoding WD40 repeat domain-containing protein (similar to Saccharomyces cerevisiae ATG18 (YFR021W); ancestral locus Anc_1.359) translates to MAGSEQSLGNYVNFNQNGSCISVGTSNGFKVFNCEPFGRFYSESEPEYGGYSIVEMLFSTSLVALVGNGDQPQLSPRILKLANTKKHTVICEIMFPSSILSVKMNKSKLIVVLKTQIYVYDITSMRLLYIIENTPNPYGLATLSSSSKNSILVYPSPSQLLNSEILSNATTNNITIPMSNRSLHGKTTRNNIQAPENVTGTDPNATPSLNQNNDGYNNGNASNNIKSELSSVVSDPDSLMKNGDVIIFDLNALQPIMVIEAHKNSLASLVLSPDGSLLATASEKGTIVRIFSVETGLKLYQFRRGTYQAKIYSMCFSSDNQFLAISCSTKTVHVFKMESLVSGTALSTSDDDSETAVTDERFIGDTDAGEPAGDSLSASGTKSREPYVDMSRKTVGRMIRNSSQNLTRKAAKTLGQIFPIKVNSILEPSRHFASLKIPFETDKNVKSIVSVGTPTELNLNEYPELSTINEADEESGDRDVSNPSTVQVLPIKVITLEGYLYNYVLDPKRGGDCLLLSQYSLLHV, encoded by the coding sequence ATGGCTGGTTCTGAACAGTCTTTGGGCAATTATGTTAACTTCAATCAGAACGGGTCGTGCATATCTGTGGGCACATCAAAcggtttcaaagtgttcaactGCGAACCGTTCGGGCGCTTCTACAGCGAAAGTGAACCCGAATATGGTGGATATAGTATTGTTGAGATGTTATTCTCTACTTCATTGGTGGCGTTAGTTGGAAATGGAGATCAGCCACAGTTGTCTCCTCGAATACTTAAGTTGGCCAATACGAAGAAACACACAGTCATCTGCGAGATCATGtttccctcttcaataCTTTCCGTAAAAATGAACAAGTCCAAGCTCATTGTAGTGCTGAAGACACAGATATATGTTTATGACATAACGAGCATGCGGTTGCTATATATTATTGAAAATACACCAAACCCGTACGGTTTGGCGACATtatcatcgtcgtcgaaAAATAGTATACTAGTTTATCCTTCTCCATCTCAACTACTGAACTCTGAGATCTTGTCTAATGCAACAACGAACAACATAACAATACCGATGAGTAACAGATCCCTCCATggaaaaacaacaagaaataaCATACAGGCTCCAGAAAATGTCACTGGAACTGACCCGAATGCAACGCCGAGCCTGAACCAGAACAACGATGGTTACAATAATGGAAATGCTTCTAATAACATCAAGAGTGAGTTAAGCTCAGTGGTGAGCGATCCCGACTCTCTGATGAAGAACGGCGACGTGATTATTTTTGATTTGAATGCTTTGCAGCCCATTATGGTGATTGAAGCTCATAAGAACAGCCTTGCCTCTCTGGTATTGAGCCCCGATGGGTCGTTATTGGCGACTGCATCGGAGAAGGGGACCATCGTCCGAATATTCAGCGTGGAGACGGGATTGAAGCTTTACCAATTCCGAAGAGGAACTTATCAGGCAAAAATATACTCGATGTGCTTTAGCAGTGACAATCAATTCTTAGCTATAAGTTGCTCCACGAAGACAGTACATGTATTCAAGATGGAAAGCTTGGTAAGCGGAACCGCCTTAAGTACCAGCGATGACGACTCTGAAACAGCAGTCACAGACGAGCGTTTCATCGGAGATACAGACGCTGGGGAACCGGCCGGGGACAGTCTTTCCGCTAGTGGTACCAAGTCTAGGGAACCCTACGTTGATATGTCAAGGAAAACTGTTGGTAGAATGATAAGAAATTCCTCCCAGAACCTCACGCGGAAGGCTGCCAAAACGCTTGGGCAAATTTTCCCAATCAAGGTGAACTCAATCCTAGAGCCGTCTCGCCATTTCGCAAGCCTCAAGATCCCTTTCGAAACGGACAAAAACGTGAAAAGTATAGTATCCGTAGGCACCCCCACAGAGCTCAACCTGAATGAGTACCCGGAGCTATCTACAATAAATGAGGCGGACGAGGAAAGTGGTGATCGAGACGTTTCAAACCCGTCAACGGTACAGGTACTACCCATCAAAGTCATAACCCTAGAAGGATACTTGTATAACTACGTTCTGGATCCGAAAAGGGGCGGCGATTGTTTGCTGCTTTCCCAATATTCGCTACTTCACGTATGA
- the KNAG0I01660 gene encoding arrestin family protein (similar to Saccharomyces cerevisiae ROG3 (YFR022W) and ROD1 (YOR018W); ancestral locus Anc_1.358), whose product MLLSLSKNSTAKDPLLFDIRLNNTDHDVLLVKGQADEANAVLLTGTIVLSVLEPIQIKNLNLRLFGKLRLDIPTTYKANGVVTKRYTKYEKRLFTHRWDPFDIDDYFDHLYDNYDKKKLISNKSATNLNGLQRKSKSSTSLLSLGSSSGSNSHTLVKGNYEFPFSAILPGSITESVEGLPHASVTYQLEATIERPRMGDLICRKPLRIVRTLSPDVVELSETVSVENTWPKKVDYSISIPAKAVAVGSATPIYIMLVPLLKGLRMGSVKITLVESSQYLGNVGNVTLQERVVTKMKVKDPLGHVAQMSNKNAIGDGSGEREEVFDFQDRWEIETILNVPPSLSKCTQDCNVTSHIKVRHKLKFVITLINSDGHASELRAALPVQLFISPFVTVGVKSTATLEKERGVQHWSPINHQDVSVSSEQIAHEGDGDDDDILFANASSEIELHAGSLENNFLSPTAISELMTPPNYEQHIYDRLWGDINSQSESASGSMTPLNSMLQTHTVVDDHAMDHLNHSLEEFNLMRESSSTPVYVPAQTNPFRDAQFPSFAVSDPDNHISADILESPAFTPGFDHISRTNSFINLHAPSPLPMKKVLEAAELNRLPPYQRAVKSDIIVDDLPPSYPTENATHECPSQQLGEPKGPVLEKPPSVRHRSSSFLTLPRNQRSQASLSRSNNSSTNSLNLLTNNSTGGSLTVPEPSCSSNAPLHKVFNPSKKLSFTMTPVMSSSKTTEGTSPSSSSRKTSQSSSSTSVHQQSASFPAFIDLFSKK is encoded by the coding sequence ATGCTGCTGTCTTTATCTAAAAATTCTACAGCGAAAGACCCCTTATTGTTTGATATCAGACTGAACAACACGGATCACGATGTTTTGTTGGTAAAGGGTCAAGCGGATGAGGCGAATGCGGTTTTGTTAACAGGCACTATAGTATTATCTGTTCTCGAGCCTATTCAGATTAAGAATCTCAATCTAAGACTGTTTGGGAAGCTACGTTTGGACATACCTACCACCTATAAGGCTAACGGTGTGGTTACGAAACGGTATACTAAATACGAAAAGAGATTATTCACCCATCGGTGGGACCCGTTTGACATCGACGACTACTTTGACCATCTTTATGATAACTACGACAAAAAGAAGTTAATATCCAATAAATCTGCAACAAACCTGAACGGACTGCAAAGGAAGAGTAAATCAAGTACCTCGCTATTGTCACTGGGATCATCCAGTGGTTCGAATTCTCATACGTTAGTGAAAGGTAACTACGAGTTCCCATTTAGTGCGATACTGCCTGGTTCCATAACAGAAAGTGTGGAAGGCTTACCACATGCATCGGTAACGTACCAATTGGAAGCTACCATTGAAAGACCTAGAATGGGGGATCTGATCTGTCGTAAACCTTTGCGAATTGTAAGAACTTTATCCCCCGATGTTGTGGAACTATCGGAAACAGTATCTGTTGAAAACACATGGCCAAAGAAAGTTGACTACTCGATATCTATCCCAGCCAAGGCTGTTGCCGTTGGTTCTGCAACACCCATTTACATAATGCTAGTTCCACTTTTAAAGGGATTGAGAATGGGTAGTGTGAAAATTACCTTAGTAGAAAGCTCACAATACCTGGGCAACGTTGGTAACGTGACTTTACAAGAAAGAGTTGTGACCAAAATGAAGGTGAAAGATCCCTTAGGGCATGTTGCGCAGATGAGCAACAAAAATGCTATTGGTGATGGCAGTGGAGAAAGGGAGGAAGTGTTTGATTTCCAAGATAGGTGGGAGATAGAAACAATTCTCAACGTTCCTCCCAGCTTATCAAAATGCACTCAAGACTGTAACGTCACTTCCCACATCAAAGTACGTCATAAACTGAAATTTGTGATAACTTTGATTAATTCCGACGGTCATGCTTCTGAATTACGCGCGGCCCTCCCAGTCCAACTGTTCATCTCCCCATTTGTCACTGTTGGAGTTAAATCCACGGCAACATtagaaaaagagagaggTGTACAGCATTGGTCTCCTATTAATCATCAAGACGTCAGTGTCTCTTCAGAACAGATTGCTCATGAAGGGgatggtgatgatgatgatatcttattTGCAAACGCAAGTTCAGAAATAGAGTTACATGCCGGGTCCTTAGAAAACAACTTTTTGTCACCCACTGCAATATCCGAATTAATGACTCCCCCAAATTACGAACAACACATTTATGACAGGCTGTGGGGTGATATAAATAGCCAAAGTGAATCGGCTAGCGGGAGTATGACCCCGCTAAACAGTATGCTGCAAACACATACTGTAGTAGATGACCATGCAATGGATCACCTTAATCACAGCCTAGAAGAATTCAATTTGATGAGGgaatcatcatcaaccCCAGTATATGTTCCAGCCCAAACAAATCCCTTCAGAGACGCACAGTTTCCAAGCTTCGCAGTTTCAGATCCAGATAACCACATTTCAGCTGATATTTTGGAGAGCCCCGCATTCACTCCTGGTTTTGACCATATCTCTAGGACGAACTCTTTTATCAATTTACATGCCCCTTCACCTCTTCCGATGAAAAAAGTACTTGAAGCAGCGGAATTGAATAGATTACCTCCATATCAAAGAGCAGTAAAGTCAGATATAATTGTAGACGATCTGCCCCCATCATACCCGACCGAGAATGCAACACACGAATGCCCCTCACAACAACTGGGAGAACCAAAGGGACCTGTGCTGGAGAAGCCACCTTCAGTGCGTCACAGGTCATCGTCGTTTTTAACCCTGCCAAGAAATCAACGTTCTCAGGCGTCCCTGAGCAGAAGTAATAACAGTTCCAccaactctttgaatttgttgaCAAACAATAGTACCGGAGGCTCTCTTACAGTCCCTGAACCATCATGTTCCTCTAACGCTCCGCTGCATAAAGTGTTCAACCCGAGCAAAAAATTGTCATTTACCATGACACCCGTCATGTCAAGCTCAAAAACCACAGAAGGAACATCTCCGAGCAGTTCCAGTCGGAAGACATCACAatcatcttcttcgacCAGCGTTCATCAACAATCAGCCTCCTTCCCTGCATTCATAGAcctcttttcaaaaaaatga
- the HTZ1 gene encoding histone H2AZ (similar to Saccharomyces cerevisiae HTZ1 (YOL012C); ancestral locus Anc_6.43), protein MTGGKIHGGKGKSGGDSTGLRAQSSSARAGLQFPVGRIKRYLKRNASGKARVGSKAAIYLTAVLEYLTAEVLELAGNAAKDLKVKRITPRHLQLAIRGDDELDSLIRATIASGGVLPHINKALLLKVEKRQVKK, encoded by the coding sequence ATGACAGGCGGAAAAATTCATGGTGGTAAGGGTAAGTCTGGTGGTGATTCAACCGGGCTAAGGGCGCAGTCGTCCTCCGCAAGGGCAGGTTTGCAATTCCCAGTTGGTAGAATCAAGCGTTATTTGAAGAGAAATGCCAGCGGTAAGGCAAGAGTTGGGTCTAAGGCTGCTATATACTTGACTGCGGTCCTTGAGTACTTGACTGCGGAAGTGTTGGAATTGGCTGGTAACGCTGCCAAGGACTTGAAAGTCAAGAGAATTACACCCAGGCATTTACAGCTGGCAATCAGAGGTGATGACGAATTGGACTCCTTGATTAGAGCGACAATTGCGTCCGGTGGTGTCTTGCCACATATAAATAAGgctttgctgttgaaggTGGAGAAAAGACAAGTTAAGAAATGA
- the PLB3 gene encoding lysophospholipase (similar to Saccharomyces cerevisiae PLB1 (YMR008C) and PLB3 (YOL011W); ancestral locus Anc_6.42), translated as MNRQFGVIVFVLLLNFWTGVYAKPKDKENAAMDYAPKRVACDPQMGSLLREANALSHNETLWLQKRQQVTVPAMQEFLYRATAGFEDFDQDAFLGEIFRDTDNVPRVGVAFSGGGYRSMLTGAGILSAMDIRTRNSTDHGLGGLLQATTYVAGISGGNWLVGSLAWNNWTSVQSVVDNTHKEDSIWDLDDSIIAPGGLNIFKSARRWDHISDAIDAKRNAGFETSLTDVWGRALSYHFFPDLKRGGIDYTWSSLRENEVFKEAQMPFPISVADGRYPGSRVINLNATIFEFNPFEMGSWDATLNAFTDVKYLGTNVSDGIPRDKGKCVVNYDNTAFVMGTSSTLFNQFLLRINSTHLPRFIRKLGIHILNGISHDFNDIAVYHPNPFKNSNFVHSDFTVSITESDSLFLVDGGEDDENIPFVPLIRQDRKLDIIFAVDSSADMPLQWPDGSSLVHTYERQFVKQGKGMAFPYVPDTNTFVNLGLNKRPTFFGCDASNLTDLEYVPPLIVYYPNSEHSFNSNQSAFKMSYTEQQRKQMVQNGFEIATRNNFTDDPDFLGCIACAVMRRKQESLGLKLPVECETCFINYCWDGTLDTTELPPEKQDLHHSFIHEQGENFTVEEVGDEIVINTNLLQEGSTYLRDSNSKRVQKQFTPGINLKIILLLICILTFLVSLV; from the coding sequence ATGAATCGACAGTTTGGTGTGATAGTATTCGTGTTACTACTGAATTTTTGGACCGGGGTGTATGCCAAACCCAAGGATAAAGAAAATGCAGCCATGGACTACGCTCCCAAGAGGGTCGCCTGTGACCCTCAAATGGGGAGTCTCTTAAGAGAGGCAAACGCACTGTCTCATAATGAAACTTTGTGGttacagaagagacagcAAGTGACCGTGCCCGCGATGCAAGAGTTTCTGTACAGGGCCACTGCCGGTTTCGAAGATTTCGACCAGGATGCTTTTTTGGGAGAGATCTTTAGAGATACAGATAATGTCCCCCGTGTGGGGGTCGCCTTTTCTGGCGGTGGGTATAGGTCTATGCTCACCGGTGCTGGTATCCTATCTGCCATGGATATAAGGACTAGAAACTCTACGGACCACGGGCTTGGCGGGCTACTGCAGGCGACAACGTACGTCGCTGGGATATCCGGCGGTAATTGGCTTGTCGGATCTCTTGCGTGGAATAATTGGACTTCGGTTCAGTCTGTGGTTGACAACACGCACAAGGAGGACTCCATATGGGACCTGGACGACTCCATCATTGCACCTGGCGGACTGAATATCTTCAAGTCAGCGAGAAGGTGGGATCATATCTCAGATGCCATCGATGCTAAAAGGAATGCAGGGTTTGAGACTTCACTGACAGATGTATGGGGTCGTGCCCTGTCTTACCATTTTTTCCCAGACTTGAAAAGGGGAGGGATAGATTACACGTGGAGTTCACTTAGGGAGAATGaggttttcaaagaggcacAAATGCCGTTCCCGATATCGGTTGCCGATGGTAGGTATCCGGGATCCCGCGTTATCAACTTAAACGCTACGATCTTTGAATTCAACCCGTTTGAAATGGGGTCCTGGGATGCGACTTTGAACGCATTCACGGACGTCAAGTACTTGGGGACAAACGTATCTGACGGTATACCTAGAGACAAGGGCAAATGTGTGGTGAATTACGATAACACAGCGTTTGTCATGGGCACATCGTCCACTTTATTCAACCAGTTCCTGTTAAGAATCAACTCGACCCACCTACCAAGGTTCATTCGTAAACTGGGTATTCATATTTTGAACGGTATATCGCATGACTTTAACGATATCGCGGTATACCATCCAAACCctttcaaaaactccaaTTTTGTCCACTCAGATTTCACTGTCAGCATTACAGAGTCAGATTCTCTCTTTTTGGTCGATGGTGGTGAAGACGATGAAAATATTCCCTTCGTGCCGTTGATTCGACAGGACCGTAAATTGGACATCATCTTTGCGGTCGACTCTTCCGCAGACATGCCTCTACAGTGGCCAGACGGCTCCTCGCTGGTACACACTTACGAGCGGCAATTTGTCAAGCAAGGTAAAGGTATGGCATTCCCTTACGTGCCAGACACGAACACATTTGTCAACCTGGgtttgaacaagagaccGACTTTTTTTGGTTGCGATGCCTCAAACTTGACAGACTTGGAATACGTCCCACCACTGATTGTCTACTACCCAAACTCTGAACATTCTTTCAACAGTAACCAAAGCGCCTTCAAAATGTCCTACACAGAACAGCAGAGGAAGCAGATGGTTCAAAATGGCTTTGAGATAGCCACCCGGAACAATTTTACCGATGATCCAGATTTCTTAGGGTGTATCGCATGTGCCGTCATGAGAAGGAAACAGGAGTCCCTGGGTTTAAAACTACCAGTGGAATGCGAAACCTGTTTCATCAATTACTGTTGGGACGGGACATTGGACACAACTGAATTACCACCGGAGAAACAAGATCTCCACCACTCATTCATCCACGAACAAGGAGAAAACTTTACCGTCGAAGAGGTGGGCGATGAGATCGTCATCAACACCAACCTGCTACAAGAGGGCTCTACGTACTTGAGAGATTCGAATTCCAAGAGAGTCCAAAAGCAGTTCACCCCAGGAATAAATCTGAAGATTATCCTTCTACTGATTTGCATACTGACCTTCCTGGTCAGCCTCGTGTAG
- the RCL1 gene encoding rRNA-processing endoribonuclease (similar to Saccharomyces cerevisiae RCL1 (YOL010W); ancestral locus Anc_6.39), which produces MSNSKSPLRIFEGHQNFRLRIVLATLSGIPIKLEKIRSNDLNPGLKDYEVSFLRLIETVTNGSTIEISYTGTTLIYRPGIIYGGSYTHQCPNSKPVGYFIEPMLYLAPFSKKKFSLLFKGITASHKDAGIDVLKWGMLPVLEKFGVRECALHTLKRGSPPLGGGEVHLVVDSLIAQPITMHELETPIISSIRGVAYSTRVSPSLVNRMIDGAQKVLKDVGCTVNITADVWRGENSGKSPGWGITLLAEMKKNWCLFSECIGDAGDVPEDIGAKAAYHLLEEISRSTAIGRGQLPLAIVFMVIGKEDIGRLRINKNQIDENFIHLLRDIKKIFGTEVYLKPVNDPESDDFIATVKGVGFTNANKKIA; this is translated from the coding sequence ATGTCAAACAGTAAATCGCCGTTGAGAATCTTTGAAGGACATCAAAATTTCAGGTTAAGGATTGTACTGGCGACGCTCTCTGGTATCCCCATCAAGCTTGAAAAAATACGTTCGAATGACTTGAACCCAGGTCTAAAGGACTATGAGGTTTCGTTTTTAAGGTTGATAGAGACTGTCACTAACGGTTCAACCATTGAGATTTCGTATACCGGTACCACTCTGATTTATAGACCAGGGATCATATACGGTGGGTCGTACACTCACCAATGCCCAAACTCCAAGCCGGTCGGATATTTCATCGAGCCCATGCTGTACCTAGCTCCAttctcaaagaaaaaattcTCTCTACTGTTCAAAGGTATCACAGCGTCGCATAAAGATGCAGGTATAGACGTGCTCAAATGGGGAATGTTGCCCGTTCTTGAGAAGTTCGGTGTCAGGGAATGTGCACTAcacactttgaagagggGTTCCCCACCACTCGGCGGCGGTGAAGTACATTTGGTTGTTGACTCCCTGATTGCGCAGCCGATAACCATGCATGAATTGGAGACACCCATAATAAGTTCCATCCGTGGCGTTGCCTACTCAACCAGGGTAAGTCCGTCACTGGTCAACAGAATGATCGACGGCGCTCAAAAAGTGCTAAAGGATGTTGGATGTACGGTCAACATCACGGCAGATGTTTGGAGAGGCGAAAACTCCGGTAAGAGTCCCGGGTGGGGGATCACCCTCTTAGCAGagatgaaaaaaaactggtGTCTGTTCAGCGAATGCATCGGTGACGCGGGTGATGTTCCAGAAGACATCGGTGCTAAGGCAGCGTATCACTTGCTAGAAGAAATCTCAAGGAGTACTGCTATTGGGAGAGGTCAGTTGCCTCTAGCGATAGTATTCATGGTTATTGGGAAGGAGGACATCGGTAGACTCAGAATAAATAAAAACCAAATCGACGAGAATTTTATTCATCTGTTGAGGGacatcaagaagatttTTGGGACTGAAGTATACTTGAAACCAGTGAACGACCCAGAGTCCGATGATTTTATTGCCACCGTGAAGGGGGTTGGTTTCACAAATGctaacaaaaaaattgcatAG